From the Actinomadura luzonensis genome, the window CGGAGGCTCCGTCGCCGCGCGGCATGATGCTGGCCGCCGCCTCCCGGGCGGAGCTGCAGCCGGAGGGCCGCTACTGGTACACGCATCAGCGCCACGCCTTCGCGGCGCTCGCGCTGGGCAGGACCGGCGGGTACGTCGTGGAGGAGCGCGACGAGTTCTTCAGGTGGACGGGACGCAGCCGTGGCGACGGCACCTCCTTCTACGGCCGTGACTTGTCCGGCAAACCCCAGACCAGGGCCGACGCCGACGCCTGGCGCGCGGCGGGCTCCCCGTCGAGCTGGCGGATCCGCTCGTCGGGGCTCACCAGGACCCTCGGCTCCGAGCCGGGCCCCTGGCAGGAGGACGATCCGGACGCCCAGGGCGGAGGCGCGTTCCACATCGCGGGCGTCGGCCGGTTCACCTACCAGGAGCTCCAGGACCTGCCCACCGGGCCCGAGGCGTTGCGCGAGATCCTGTGCGAGGGCTCGATCACGTCCGCCGACGGCGGATCGGGTGCGCCGAAGCGTTGCGACGAACCCAGGCATGTGCTGGACCACGTCTTCTTCATGCTCGCGGACACGCCCGTCCCGCCCAAGGTACGGGCCGGTCTCATGCGCCTGATCACCGATTACCCCGGCGTGCAGCGGCTCGGCGCCGTCACCGATCCGCTCGGGCGGGCCGCGGTCGCCCTCGCGGTCTCGTTCGAGAGCGTCGACGGCCGCGGGACGATCCAGCGGCAGGTGCTCTTCGACCAGCGGACCGGCGAGCTGCTGGGCAGCCGCGACATCCAGCTCAAGCCTGGACGGAACAGTCAGAAGTGGCAGGTCCCCGGCCGCATGCTGGACTACTGGCTGGTGGTGGACGCGGGCTGGTCCGACACCAGGCCCGTACTCCCCGGCTGACTCCGGCGGCCGGGCAGGAGGTCAGTGGACCGCTTCCGCGTACGTCGCGAGGGTGGCCTCCGCCGTGCGGGCCCAGGAGTAGCGGGCGCGGACGTGGGCGGCGCCGCGCCGGGCGAGGGCGGCCGCGTGGCCGGGGTCGTCGAGGCAGCGGGACAGGGCCGCGGCCAGCTCCGCAGGCGAGCCGGTGCGGCAGCGGACCGCTCCGTCGCCGACCACCTCGGGGGAGTAGCCGGGGCCCACCACGACCGGCCGGCCCAGCGCCATCGCCTCGACCGCGACCAGCCCGAACGGCTCGTACGACGAGGGGAAGACGCACACGTCGGCGGCCAGGAAGTGCGCGAACACCTCGGGCGCGCCCAGGAAGCGGTGGGTGGCGACGACGTGCCGGCCGACGCCCTCCCGCTCGATCAGCCGGGCCAGCTCGGCGGCGTCGCCGGTGCCGGGGCTCTGCCCGCCGACGAGCACGACCCGCAGGTCGTCGTGGTCGCGAAGCAGCGCCGGCACGGCCCTGACCAGGGTGTGCGCGCCCTTGTGCGGTGACAGGCGGCCGGCGAAGACGATCAGCCGGCCGGCGCCGCCGGGCAGGTAGCGGGCCCGGACCTCCGAGCGCAGCCGGTCGCGGTCGGCGTCGGGCAGCGCGGCCAGCCGTACCAGCTCGGGGTCCTCGAAGCCGTGCGGCACGACGCGGAGGCGGCCGGGCGGCCAGCCGCGCGCCACGAGCTCGTCGCGCATGCCCGCGCTGGGCACCACGATCAGGGTGGCGAGCCGGGCCTGCGCCGTCTCCAGCGCGGTGATGCCGACGGTCACGGCGGTGCGGCGGGCGCCCGTGGCGGGGTTGTGCTCGCAGGTGTGCACGTGGAAGACCACCGGCATCCGGCCGAGCAGGCGGCACAGGATCCCGGCCAGGCAGCCCATCCAGTCGTGCACCGCGACGACCGCGCCGGAGCGGTCGGCGCGACCCGAGCGACCCGAGCGACCGGCGCGGTCGGCGCGCAGGACGCGGGCCGCGACCCGGACGTTGAAGGCGAGCAGCCCGGCGATCCTGACGAGCGGCCGGACCCGGGCGCCGGGAGCCCCCGCGGTGCGCAGCCGGTGCAGCGTGACGCCGCCGGTCCGGTCCGTTCCCGGACGCCGGCGCGGGCCGGCCGCGCCGAACACCTCGACCGGGACGCCGGAGCCGGCCAGGGCGGGGATCATGCGCTCGGCGTACCGGCCGAGGCCGCCGACGACGTTCGGCGGGACCTCGGTGCAGACGACGTAGCAGCGGCGCGGCGGAGGCGAGGGAGGGCTGTCGGCGCGGGCCGTCATGCGGCTTGGCATCTCCCATCCGAGGTCACCGCCCGGCCGGCCGGGCGGTCGCTTCGGAAGGTGACCCTATCCGGTGCGCACGCGGTAGCGCAGGTGGAGCACCCGGTTGCCCTGGATGACCACGTGGGGGTCCTCCAGCAGGTGCTGGGCGTCGACGGAGCCGAAGTAGCGCTTGCCCGCGCCGAGGACCACCGGCGCGACGTCCATGGCCACCTCGTCGACGAGCCCGGCCGCCAGCACCTGGCCGCCGACGTCGCCGGCGGCGACCTCCACCGTGCGGTCGCCCGCCAGCCGTCGCGCCTGCTCCACGGCGGCCTCGACGCCCTCGACGAAGTGGAAGGGGGCCGCGGCGTCCCAGTCGTCCGGCATCGGCCGGTGGGTCACGACGACCATGTGGTCGATGCCGCTCGGCGGCCGGCCGCCCCACCCCTTCGTCAGGTCGAAGACGTGGCGGCCGACGACCGTCACCCCGATCTCGTCCCAGTACGGGCGGACGTAGTCGTAGGACGCCTGGGTGACCTTCACCTCCCCCTTGTCGTCCAACGGGACGTCACCGCCGGACATCCAGTCGAACAGCGGCCCGACCTGGTCGTTCGGGTCCGCGATGAAGCCGTCCACGGACACCGTGCTGTACAGGACCACCTTGCCCACGAGGGTTCTCCTCTGCTCGTCAGCTCGCCGGTGCCCATGGTGGCCCGCCGGAGGCCGCCGGCTCTTGTAAGAAACTAAACGGCCGGCAGCGGCCCGACGTCGAGGGCGTGGCCGGGGTGCTCGCGCAGGAACCGGCGGCGGGCCTCGACGTACCGGGTCGGGGTGAGCCCGGTGAACGTCCGGAACTCGTGGCCGAAGTGGGCCTGGTCGAAGTAGCCGGCGCGGCCGGCCAGGTCGGCCCAGTCGACCGGCCCGGCGGCGTCGATCGCGCGCACGGTGGCGGCGAATCGGTAGGTGCGGGCGAGCCGCTTCGGCGTGAGGCCGATGAGCTCCTTGAACCGCTGCCCCAGGTGGGCGCCGCTGACGCCGGCCGCCGCGCTCAGGTCGCCGATCACCACCGATCCCCGGGTCGCCGCGATGACGCCGCTCGCGTGGCGGACCAGCCCCAGCCCGGTGGTCTCGCGCGTGCGCCGCATGAGCCGTGTCAGCTCGTCCTCCAGCAGCGTCAGCATCTCGTACGGCCCGCGCGCCGCGGCCAGCCGGTCCCGCAGCTCGCACACGGCGCGGCGGCCCCAGACCTGCTCCACCGTCAGCGGCCGGTCGCGCAGCTCGGCCGCCGGCATCGGCAGGAACGGCGCCAGCCCCCACGGCTTGAAGTGCACGCCGACCGACCGGGTGCGCGGCGGGTAGCCGAACTCCAGGGCGCGGGTGAGGGTGGTGATCACGCAGCCGTCGGCGTACTCGGCGGACTCGATGGCCACGGACTCGGTGGCGGCGCGGATCCGGAACGGCGCCCCGAGGTTGAGGATGAGCACCGCCGACGGCATCGGTGGCAGCGTCAGCCGGGAGTACGGCGGCGCGCCCGCCAGGTAGTAGAGGTCGTCGATCAGCCCGGCGAGCGGCTTTCGTGGTGCTTTGGACACGTACTCCACGTCTCCCAGCATCGCCGGGCGCGGCCCCCTCGCGCGACAGGGGCTCAGCGGGGGCCCGCGCCCGCGCCGTGGGCCTCGGCCGACAGGTGCTGCCAGTCGGACCAGGTCTTGAGACGGGCGTCGTACGCGTCCTGGATCATCGGGTAGAAGCCCTGGCCGAACAGGACGCGCAGGGGCGGGCTGTCGAGGTCGGCGAGCTTGAGGAGGGCCTGCGCGGCGGCGGCCGGGTCGCCCGCGGGCTGCTTGCCGGCGAGCGCGCCGAGGCGGGCGCGGAGGCCGTCGTAGGCCGGGTCGGTGCTGGACATGTGGCCGTTGGCGAGCGGGTCCGGGTTCTTGCCGCCCCTGGTGGCGAAGCCGCCGGGCTCGACGATGGTGACCTTGACGCCGAACTCGGCGACCTCGCCGGCCAGGGCCTCGTTCAGGCCCTCCAGCGCCCACTTCGAGGCGTGGTACGCGCCGCCGAGCGGCATCGCGATCACCCCGGCCGCCGAGGAGAGCTGGATGATGTGCCCCGAGCGCTGCTCGCGCAGGTGCGGCAGGACCGCCTGGACGACCCACACCGCGCCGAACAGGTTGGTCTCCATCTGGTCGCGCAATTCCTGCTCGGTGAGCTCCTCGACCGCGCCGACCTGGGCGTAGCCGGCGTTGTTCACGACGACGTCGAGGCGGCCGAAGCGGTCCACGGCGCGCCGCACGCCGTCGAGGACGGCGGCTCTGTCGGTGACGTCCACGGCGAGCGGGAGCACCGCGTCGCCGTACGCGGTGACCAGGTCGTCGAGGTCGGCGGCGTTCCTCGCGGCGGCGGCCACCCGGTCGCCGCGGGACAGGGCGGCCTCGGTGAAGTGGCGGCCGAGGCCGCGGGACGAGCCGGTGATGAACCAGACCTTGCTGCTCATGATGTCCTTCCTGGGGTGGTGAGCGGGTGGTCGTTACCAGGCGACGGGGCCGAGGCGGTCGACGAAGACGCCGGTGGGGCCGTCGGGGTCGAGGGTGGCGAGCCGGATGATCGGGTCGGTGCCCTCGGTGACGGTCAGCTCGCCGGTGTGGTGGTTCATGTCGGTGGCGGTGAACTTGCGGTTGGCGACCTCGCCGGGCGTGGCGACGTTGAACTTGATGTGCGGCAGCGCCTGGGCGTAGCGGACGGTGATCATGTTGAGGGCGGCCTTGGAGGAGCTGTAGGCCAGCTCGTGCATCTTCGAGACGCGCTGCTCCGGGTCCGTCACGACGGCGAACGAGCCGCCGCCGCTGGAGACCATCACCACGCGCGGGTGGTCGGCGGCCTGGAGGAGGGGCAGGAAGGCGTGGGTGACGCGGACGGGGCCGTAGACGTTGGTGTCGTAGACCTCGTGCAGGTCGGCGACGGTGGCGTCCGCGGGCGGGACGATGCCGCCGGGGGCGCCGGCGTTGTTGATGAGCACGTCGAGGCGGTCGGTGTGCTCGGTGACCAGGCGGGCGGCGGCGGCGGCGGACTCGTCGGAGGTCACGTCGAGGGGGACGAGGATCGCGGTCACGCCGTCGGCGGCCAGCTTGTCCACGGCGGCCTGTCCTCGGGCCTCGTCGCGGGAGCCGAGGAAGACGGTCCAGCCCATCAGGCCGAGCCGGCGGGCGGCCTCCAGGCCGAGACCCTTGTTGGCTCCGGTGATCAGCACGGTGGTGGGGCGCGGGGCGCTGTTGTTGTCGCTCATGTCCGGGAGACGACGTGGCGTCCGGGCCTGTGACATGACGTGAGCGAGGTCACAACGCCGGGAATCGGGGCGATTCGGTGCAGTAAAGGCACGGACGGGTGCGGGTGCGGGGCGGATACCGTGCAGAAAGGCGTCCGGGGGCGGGAGCGGGCCTAGGTTCGCGAAGTATGCGGAGAGTGGACGTACTGGTCGTCGGGGCGGGCCTGGCCGGGCTGCACACGGCCCGGCTGCTGGCCGGGCGCGGGCTGGACGTGCTGGTGGTCGACCGCCGCCGGTCGCTGGCCACGGGCATCAGGACGACGGGCATCTTCGTGCGGCGCACCCTCGACGACTTCGACCTGCCCGGGCACCTGCTCGGCCCGGGCATCAGGGACGTGCTGCTGTACCCGCCGTCGCGGCGCTCGCCGGTCAGGCTCACCAGCGAGCGGGACGAGTTCCGCGTCGCGGACATGGCGGGCGTGTACGCGTACGCCCGCCGGGCCGCGGAGACGGCGGGGGCGCGGGTGGAGCTGGGCGTCCGCTACGCGGGGCCGGCGGCGGGAGGTGCGCGGCTGGCGGGGACGGAGCCGGTGGCGGCGCGGTTCGTCGTCGGGGCGGACGGGGCGCGCTCGCGGGTGGCGCGCGACCTCGGCCTCGACGTCAACCGCCGGTTCCTGGCCGGCGCCGAGCTCGTCCATCCGGTCGCGCCCGGCGCGGGGCGGGCGCCGGCGTTCCACTGCGTGCTGGACCCGCGGATCGCGCCCGGCTACCTGGGGTGGGTCGTCGACGACGGGCGGGAGGCCCATGTCGGCGTGGCGGGGTACCCGGGGGCGATGCGCGGTGGCGTCCGCCGGCTGCTGGACGCCTTCGTCGCCGCCGGGCCGCCCGGCCACCCGGCGCCGGCCGGGCCGGTGGCGCGCAGAGGGGGGCCGATCCCGGTGGGCGGGGTGCTGCGGCGGCTGGCGTGTCCCGCCGGGCTGCTGGTGGGGGACGCCGCGGGCGCGGTGTCGCCGCTGACGGCGGGCGGGCTGGACCCGTGCCTGCGCCTGTCGGAGCTGGCGGCGGCGGTCGTGGCGGAGTACCTGCGGACGGGCGACGAGCGGGTGCTGCGGCGCTACGACGGGGGCGCGTTGCGGGCCCGGTTCCGGGGGCGGCTGCTGTCGCGGCGGGCGTTCGCGGGCATCCGGTCGCCCGCCGTGGCGGAGGCCGCGGTGGCGGCGCTGCGCGGCCGGGCCGGGCGGGCGGTGGCGGCGCGGGTCCTGTTCGGCGACGGGTCCTTCCCCGACGTGCGGCCCGACGCCGTGGGCGGCCCGGTCACGAGGAGCCGGAGTGGGTGACCCCGCTCACGCGGGGCTGAGGGTGGCGGCGAGGGTGGCGCCCAGCTCCCAGCAGGCCGCCAGGTCGTCCTTGCCCGGCGCGCCGGTCACCGTCACCGGCGGCCGGACGCGCTCCCAGCCGAGCCCGCCCGCGAT encodes:
- a CDS encoding dihydrofolate reductase family protein translates to MGKVVLYSTVSVDGFIADPNDQVGPLFDWMSGGDVPLDDKGEVKVTQASYDYVRPYWDEIGVTVVGRHVFDLTKGWGGRPPSGIDHMVVVTHRPMPDDWDAAAPFHFVEGVEAAVEQARRLAGDRTVEVAAGDVGGQVLAAGLVDEVAMDVAPVVLGAGKRYFGSVDAQHLLEDPHVVIQGNRVLHLRYRVRTG
- a CDS encoding CU044_5270 family protein; this encodes MNELDLVRGVYGDPPPPSAAATATARRRMLGQDAPAPVRRRRAWRVPLGLAAAATAAAVAAGVTLTSGGEPARPRPGLTAGPEAPSPRGMMLAAASRAELQPEGRYWYTHQRHAFAALALGRTGGYVVEERDEFFRWTGRSRGDGTSFYGRDLSGKPQTRADADAWRAAGSPSSWRIRSSGLTRTLGSEPGPWQEDDPDAQGGGAFHIAGVGRFTYQELQDLPTGPEALREILCEGSITSADGGSGAPKRCDEPRHVLDHVFFMLADTPVPPKVRAGLMRLITDYPGVQRLGAVTDPLGRAAVALAVSFESVDGRGTIQRQVLFDQRTGELLGSRDIQLKPGRNSQKWQVPGRMLDYWLVVDAGWSDTRPVLPG
- a CDS encoding glycosyltransferase family 4 protein: MPSRMTARADSPPSPPPRRCYVVCTEVPPNVVGGLGRYAERMIPALAGSGVPVEVFGAAGPRRRPGTDRTGGVTLHRLRTAGAPGARVRPLVRIAGLLAFNVRVAARVLRADRAGRSGRSGRADRSGAVVAVHDWMGCLAGILCRLLGRMPVVFHVHTCEHNPATGARRTAVTVGITALETAQARLATLIVVPSAGMRDELVARGWPPGRLRVVPHGFEDPELVRLAALPDADRDRLRSEVRARYLPGGAGRLIVFAGRLSPHKGAHTLVRAVPALLRDHDDLRVVLVGGQSPGTGDAAELARLIEREGVGRHVVATHRFLGAPEVFAHFLAADVCVFPSSYEPFGLVAVEAMALGRPVVVGPGYSPEVVGDGAVRCRTGSPAELAAALSRCLDDPGHAAALARRGAAHVRARYSWARTAEATLATYAEAVH
- a CDS encoding NAD(P)/FAD-dependent oxidoreductase yields the protein MRRVDVLVVGAGLAGLHTARLLAGRGLDVLVVDRRRSLATGIRTTGIFVRRTLDDFDLPGHLLGPGIRDVLLYPPSRRSPVRLTSERDEFRVADMAGVYAYARRAAETAGARVELGVRYAGPAAGGARLAGTEPVAARFVVGADGARSRVARDLGLDVNRRFLAGAELVHPVAPGAGRAPAFHCVLDPRIAPGYLGWVVDDGREAHVGVAGYPGAMRGGVRRLLDAFVAAGPPGHPAPAGPVARRGGPIPVGGVLRRLACPAGLLVGDAAGAVSPLTAGGLDPCLRLSELAAAVVAEYLRTGDERVLRRYDGGALRARFRGRLLSRRAFAGIRSPAVAEAAVAALRGRAGRAVAARVLFGDGSFPDVRPDAVGGPVTRSRSG
- a CDS encoding SDR family NAD(P)-dependent oxidoreductase — protein: MSSKVWFITGSSRGLGRHFTEAALSRGDRVAAAARNAADLDDLVTAYGDAVLPLAVDVTDRAAVLDGVRRAVDRFGRLDVVVNNAGYAQVGAVEELTEQELRDQMETNLFGAVWVVQAVLPHLREQRSGHIIQLSSAAGVIAMPLGGAYHASKWALEGLNEALAGEVAEFGVKVTIVEPGGFATRGGKNPDPLANGHMSSTDPAYDGLRARLGALAGKQPAGDPAAAAQALLKLADLDSPPLRVLFGQGFYPMIQDAYDARLKTWSDWQHLSAEAHGAGAGPR
- a CDS encoding SDR family NAD(P)-dependent oxidoreductase, with the protein product MSDNNSAPRPTTVLITGANKGLGLEAARRLGLMGWTVFLGSRDEARGQAAVDKLAADGVTAILVPLDVTSDESAAAAARLVTEHTDRLDVLINNAGAPGGIVPPADATVADLHEVYDTNVYGPVRVTHAFLPLLQAADHPRVVMVSSGGGSFAVVTDPEQRVSKMHELAYSSSKAALNMITVRYAQALPHIKFNVATPGEVANRKFTATDMNHHTGELTVTEGTDPIIRLATLDPDGPTGVFVDRLGPVAW
- a CDS encoding AraC family transcriptional regulator yields the protein MEYVSKAPRKPLAGLIDDLYYLAGAPPYSRLTLPPMPSAVLILNLGAPFRIRAATESVAIESAEYADGCVITTLTRALEFGYPPRTRSVGVHFKPWGLAPFLPMPAAELRDRPLTVEQVWGRRAVCELRDRLAAARGPYEMLTLLEDELTRLMRRTRETTGLGLVRHASGVIAATRGSVVIGDLSAAAGVSGAHLGQRFKELIGLTPKRLARTYRFAATVRAIDAAGPVDWADLAGRAGYFDQAHFGHEFRTFTGLTPTRYVEARRRFLREHPGHALDVGPLPAV